The following are from one region of the Stenotrophomonas lactitubi genome:
- a CDS encoding Mu-like prophage major head subunit gpT family protein: MIVNRGNLSTLYVAFNAAFNAGLGQAPSQFQRIATVVPSTTKSNEYGWLGKLPNVREWIGERVVHGLQNHGYTIKNKPYELTVGVDKDDIEDDNLGIYSPLMQSMGESVGAQPDQLTFELLKNGISTACYDGQNFFDTDHPVLDKEGKETVQSNVDSGGNGAYWYLLCTKRALKPIIFQNRKPPQFVSMDTDTDEGVFNKKEFRYGADCRRNVGFGFWQMAFASNKPLTEDNLQAAYTAFTSRTGDHGRPLGLVPDLLVCVPNDKFKAAKILTANQIAGTDNVMKGVVEAMDSAWLL, encoded by the coding sequence ATGATCGTCAATCGCGGCAATCTTTCGACGCTGTACGTCGCCTTCAACGCAGCATTCAACGCCGGCCTCGGCCAGGCACCATCCCAGTTCCAGCGCATTGCCACGGTGGTGCCGTCCACCACCAAGTCCAACGAGTACGGCTGGCTGGGCAAGCTGCCCAACGTGCGCGAATGGATCGGCGAACGTGTCGTGCATGGCCTGCAGAACCACGGCTACACCATCAAGAACAAGCCGTATGAGCTGACTGTGGGCGTGGACAAGGATGACATCGAGGATGACAACCTCGGCATCTACAGCCCGCTCATGCAGAGCATGGGCGAGTCGGTCGGCGCGCAGCCGGACCAGCTGACGTTCGAGCTGTTGAAGAACGGCATCTCCACCGCCTGCTACGACGGGCAGAACTTCTTCGACACCGATCATCCGGTGCTGGACAAGGAAGGCAAGGAGACGGTCCAGAGCAACGTGGACTCGGGCGGCAACGGTGCCTACTGGTATCTGCTGTGCACCAAGCGCGCGCTCAAGCCGATCATCTTCCAGAACCGCAAGCCGCCGCAGTTCGTTTCCATGGACACCGATACCGATGAGGGCGTGTTCAACAAGAAGGAATTCCGCTACGGCGCCGATTGCCGCCGCAACGTCGGTTTTGGTTTCTGGCAGATGGCCTTCGCCAGCAACAAGCCGCTGACCGAGGACAACCTGCAGGCAGCCTATACCGCCTTCACCTCGCGCACGGGCGACCACGGCCGTCCGCTGGGCCTGGTGCCGGATCTGCTGGTGTGCGTGCCGAACGACAAGTTCAAGGCCGCCAAGATCCTCACCGCCAACCAGATCGCCGGCACTGACAACGTGATGAAGGGCGTTGTTGAGGCGATGGACAGCGCCTGGTTGCTCTGA
- a CDS encoding DUF1320 domain-containing protein yields the protein MAYVTLTQLAELPGALELSQVAGGRDERPVASELMDATLRGGDRSAFPPSEVAKADAALERIQEATRQADAIIDGYLARRYRLPLGKAVPLLAVWSRSITRYLLHPDRQTDERTDPIVRDYRDAIRLLQETAQEKFHLGIEDPTTSTGSAGEFIFHAGNKVFGREGRP from the coding sequence ATGGCCTACGTCACCCTCACGCAACTGGCCGAGCTCCCAGGGGCGCTGGAACTGTCCCAGGTGGCGGGTGGGCGCGATGAGCGCCCGGTTGCCTCCGAGCTGATGGATGCCACGTTGCGTGGGGGTGATCGCAGCGCCTTCCCGCCAAGCGAGGTGGCCAAGGCGGATGCGGCCCTGGAGCGCATCCAAGAGGCCACCCGTCAGGCAGATGCGATCATCGACGGCTACCTGGCACGGCGCTACAGATTGCCGCTGGGCAAGGCCGTGCCGCTGCTGGCCGTTTGGTCGCGCAGCATCACGCGCTACCTGCTGCACCCTGATCGCCAGACGGACGAGCGCACCGATCCCATCGTGCGTGACTACCGTGACGCGATTCGCCTGCTACAGGAGACGGCACAGGAAAAATTCCACCTGGGCATCGAAGATCCGACTACGTCCACCGGCTCTGCAGGGGAATTCATCTTCCATGCCGGCAACAAGGTATTCGGGCGCGAGGGCCGGCCGTGA
- a CDS encoding phage protease, translated as MNQPARRLHTAVALAACSFLLQADAVGDDRLISIQLTPAGHFKPSDGRKMDVPAWYIDASVAARVIERFNARANPAVVDYEHQTLHKETNGQPAPAAAWMRALQWREGSGLWATTELTPQAAEQIRTGAYRYVSPVFLYDKTTGEVLAMQMAAFTNDPAIDGMQAMELRAAACFAHDIDPDKETSMNPLLKAFLAALGLPETTTEADAIAACSSLTTSLGVLRRLQAELGAEGEPAVAACSALKTQATATPDPTKFVPIAALEEVRGQVAALSAERTADKVSALVEAGLADGRILPSMRDWATDLGKQNLAALSSYLDKAAPIAALGGTQTGGQKPAGATNEHGLDAAEMAVCSATGVTPEAFAKSKKDTAQAQA; from the coding sequence ATGAATCAGCCCGCCCGCCGCCTCCATACCGCCGTTGCCCTGGCTGCCTGCAGCTTCCTGCTGCAGGCCGACGCCGTGGGCGATGACCGCCTCATTTCCATCCAGCTGACCCCCGCCGGTCACTTCAAGCCCAGCGACGGGCGAAAGATGGATGTCCCCGCCTGGTACATCGACGCCTCGGTGGCGGCCCGCGTGATCGAGCGTTTCAACGCTCGCGCCAACCCGGCAGTGGTCGATTACGAACACCAGACCCTGCACAAAGAAACCAACGGGCAGCCCGCGCCGGCCGCTGCCTGGATGCGTGCGCTGCAATGGCGCGAGGGATCTGGCCTCTGGGCCACCACCGAGCTGACTCCCCAGGCTGCGGAGCAGATCCGAACCGGCGCCTATCGCTACGTCTCCCCGGTGTTCCTCTACGACAAGACCACCGGCGAGGTGCTGGCCATGCAGATGGCCGCCTTCACCAATGACCCCGCCATCGACGGCATGCAGGCCATGGAGCTGCGCGCAGCGGCTTGCTTTGCCCACGACATCGATCCTGACAAGGAAACCTCCATGAACCCGTTGCTCAAAGCCTTCCTGGCTGCCCTGGGCCTGCCCGAAACCACCACCGAAGCAGATGCCATCGCCGCCTGCAGCTCCCTCACCACCAGCCTGGGCGTGCTGCGCCGACTGCAGGCCGAGCTGGGCGCCGAGGGCGAGCCGGCCGTTGCAGCCTGCAGTGCCCTCAAGACCCAGGCCACCGCCACCCCGGACCCGACCAAGTTCGTCCCCATCGCCGCCCTGGAGGAAGTGCGCGGCCAGGTCGCCGCTCTGTCCGCCGAGCGCACCGCTGACAAGGTCAGTGCGCTGGTCGAGGCTGGCCTGGCTGATGGCCGCATCCTGCCGAGCATGAGGGACTGGGCCACCGACCTGGGCAAGCAGAATCTGGCCGCACTGTCGTCCTACCTGGACAAGGCCGCTCCGATCGCTGCCCTGGGCGGTACGCAGACCGGCGGCCAGAAGCCGGCCGGCGCGACCAACGAGCATGGCCTGGACGCGGCTGAAATGGCCGTCTGCAGCGCTACCGGCGTCACCCCCGAAGCCTTCGCGAAATCCAAGAAGGACACCGCCCAGGCGCAGGCCTGA